One region of Camelina sativa cultivar DH55 chromosome 6, Cs, whole genome shotgun sequence genomic DNA includes:
- the LOC104793543 gene encoding peroxisome biogenesis protein 16-like — MEAYKQWVWRNREYVHSLGSFANGLTWLLPEKFSASEIGPEAVTAFLGIFTTINEHIIENAPKPRGFVGSSDTDTSLSYPLLIAILKDLETVVEVAAEHFYGDKKWNFIIVTEAMKSLIRLALFRNSGYKMLLQGGETPNDEKDSNQTESQNRAGNSDMNHGPHSFVNQNHHNPWNMEGRAMSALNSFGQNARSRTTITSTSGWSPRVQHQQAVIEPSMIKERRKTLSELLSEKGVNGALFAMGEVLFITRPLIYVLFIRKYGIRSWIPWAISLSVDTLGMGILANSKWWGEKSKQIHFSGPEKDELRRRKLLWALYLMRDPFFTKYTRQKLESSQKTLEPIPLIGFLTEKIVELLEGAQSRYTYISGS; from the exons ATGGAAGCTTATAAGCAATGGGTTTGGAGAAATAGAGAGTATGTACATTCCTTAGGATCCTTTGCCAAC ggaTTGACATGGCTGCTTCCTGAGAAGTTTTCTGCTTCAGAGATTGGACCAGAAGCAG TAACGGCTTTTTTGGGCATATTCACAACTATCAATGAACACATTATTGAAAATGCTCCAAAACCTCGTGGTTTTGTTGGATCTTCCGACACTGATACATCCCTTTCTTATCCGCTACTCATCGCCATCCTTAAGGACTTGGAAACTGTTGTGGAAGTTGCGGCTGAACACTTTTATGGAGACAAGAAATGGAATTTCATTATTGTCACTGAAGCTATGAA GTCTCTGATTAGGTTAGCCTTGTTTCGGAATAGCGGGTATAAGATGCTTCTTCAAGGAGGGGAAACACCTAACGATGAGAAAGATTCTAACCAAACAGAGTCGCAAAATAGAGCTGGTAATTCAGATATGAATCATGGACCTCATAGTTTCGTAAACCAGAATCATCATAATCCATGGAACATGGAAGGACGGGCAATGTCAGCTTTAAATTCATTTGGTCAGAATGCaagatcaagaacaacaataacATCTACCTCAGGCTGGTCTCCAAGAGTTCAACATCAGCAAGCAGTTATAGAGCCTTCAATGATCAAGGAGAGGCGAAAAACTCTCTCCGAGCTTTTATCTGAGAAGGGAGTTAATGGAGCGTTATTTGCAATGGGTGAGGTTCTTTTCATAACGAGACCGCTCATTTACGTTCTTTTCATCAGAAAATACGGAATCCGGTCTTGGATTCCCTGGGCTATTTCTCTTTCCGTGGACACACTGGGAATGGGTATTCTTGCAAATTCGAAGTGGTGGGGGGAGAAGAGCAAGCAAATCCATTTCTCCGGACCTGAAAAGGATGAG CTTAGGAGACGGAAGCTGCTATGGGCATTATACCTCATGAGAGATCCATTCTTCACCAAGTACACAAG GCAAAAGCTGGAAAGCTCTCAAAAGACGCTGGAACCAATTCCGTTGATCGGATTCCTCACAG AGAAAATTGTGGAGCTTTTGGAGGGAGCTCAGTCACGGTACACTTACATATCGGGATCATGA